A stretch of Eschrichtius robustus isolate mEscRob2 chromosome 6, mEscRob2.pri, whole genome shotgun sequence DNA encodes these proteins:
- the SIAH2 gene encoding E3 ubiquitin-protein ligase SIAH2 → MSRPSSTGPSANKPCSKQPPPQPQHAQSPTAPPAAATISAAGPGSSAIPAAAAVISGPGGGGAGPVSPQHHELTSLFECPVCFDYVLPPILQCQAGHLVCNQCRQKLSCCPTCRGALTPSIRNLAMEKVASAVLFPCKYATTGCSLTLHHTEKPEHEDICEYRPYSCPCPGASCKWQGSLEAVMSHLMHAHKSITTLQGEDIVFLATDINLPGAVDWVMMQSCFGHHFMLVLEKQEKYEGHQQFFAIVLLIGTRKQAENFAYRLELNGNRRRLTWEATPRSIHDGVSSAIMNSDCLVFDTAIAHLFADNGNLGINVTISTCCP, encoded by the exons ATGAGCCGCCCGTCCTCCACCGGCCCCAGCGCTAACAAACCCTGCAGCAAGCAGCCGCCGCCGCAGCCCCAGCACGCTCAGTCCCCGACTGCGCCCCCGGCCGCCGCCACCATCTCGGCTGCGGGCCCCGGCTCGTCCGCGATCCCCGCCGCGGCGGCGGTGATCTCGGgccccggcggcggcggggctGGCCCGGTGTCCCCGCAGCACCACGAGCTGACCTCGCTCTTCGAGTGCCCGGTCTGCTTTGACTATGTCCTGCCCCCCATCCTGCAGTGCCAGGCCGGGCACTTGGTGTGTAACCAATGCCGCCAGAAGTTGAGCTGCTGCCCGACGTGCAGGGGCGCCCTGACGCCCAGCATCAGGAACCTGGCTATGGAGAAGGTGGCCTCGGCAGTCCTGTTTCCCTGCAAG TACGCCACCACGGGCTGTTCCCTGACCCTGCACCACACGGAAAAGCCGGAGCACGAAGACATCTGTGAATACCGCCCCTACTCTTGCCCTTGTCCCGGTGCTTCCTGCAAGTGGCAGGGGTCCCTGGAAGCCGTGATGTCCCATCTCATGCACGCCCACAAGAGCATCACCACGCTTCAGGGAGAAGACATCGTCTTCCTGGCCACAGACATTAACCTGCCGGGGGCCGTGGACTGGGTAATGATGCAGTCGTGTTTCGGCCATCACTTCATGCTGGTGCTGGAGAAGCAAGAGAAGTACGAGGGCCACCAGCAGTTCTTCGCCATCGTTCTGCTCATTGGCACCCGCAAGCAGGCGGAGAACTTCGCTTACAGACTGGAATTGAACGGGAACCGGAGGAGACTGACCTGGGAGGCCACGCCCCGGTCCATCCACGACGGCGTGTCCTCGGCCATCATGAACAGCGACTGCCTGGTGTTCGACACAGCCATAGCGCATCTCTTTGCAGATAATGGGAACCTCGGAATCAATGTGACTATTTCTACGTGTTGTCCGTGA